In Paraburkholderia phenazinium, one DNA window encodes the following:
- the sugE gene encoding quaternary ammonium compound efflux SMR transporter SugE, which produces MSWILLLIAGLLEVAWAAGLKTSEGFTRLWPSVFTVVTALGSFVLLAMAMRQLPLGTAYAVWTGIGAVGAFIFGIVIMGEALTAARVASAALIVVGLIGLKLSSGH; this is translated from the coding sequence ATGTCCTGGATTCTTCTGCTGATTGCCGGTTTGCTCGAAGTCGCGTGGGCGGCCGGTCTCAAGACCTCCGAAGGCTTCACCCGGCTGTGGCCCTCGGTATTCACGGTGGTGACGGCGCTCGGCAGCTTCGTGCTGCTCGCCATGGCGATGCGCCAGTTGCCGCTCGGCACCGCGTATGCCGTGTGGACCGGCATCGGCGCTGTGGGCGCGTTTATTTTTGGCATCGTCATAATGGGCGAAGCGCTGACGGCGGCCCGGGTGGCGAGCGCGGCGCTGATCGTGGTCGGCCTGATCGGGCTCAAACTCTCCTCCGGCCATTGA
- a CDS encoding DUF4126 domain-containing protein, translated as MLEPLSLAAGLSWGSGLRLYLTVLLAGVFARLGLVHLPDTLSALASPWVIGVAALLTLTEFLADKIPAFDSLWDAIHTFIRIPAGAVLAAGALGHADPALLTVAALAGGTLAGTAHLAKAGTRALINLSPEPVSNVVTSIAEDGLVFGGLLLALFVPVLFLVLMIGFLMLAAWALPRLWRGVQGGFRGMATHMVSRLARSRHD; from the coding sequence ATGCTTGAACCCCTTTCGCTCGCAGCGGGCCTGTCCTGGGGCAGTGGCCTGCGCCTCTATCTCACGGTGCTGCTAGCCGGCGTGTTCGCGCGCCTCGGCCTTGTCCACCTGCCCGATACCTTGTCCGCGCTGGCTTCGCCATGGGTGATCGGGGTGGCGGCGCTCCTCACGCTCACCGAGTTTCTGGCCGACAAGATCCCTGCTTTCGATTCGCTCTGGGACGCCATTCACACCTTTATCCGCATTCCGGCCGGCGCCGTGCTGGCTGCCGGCGCGCTCGGCCATGCCGATCCGGCCCTCCTTACCGTGGCCGCGCTGGCGGGCGGCACCCTGGCCGGCACCGCGCATCTGGCGAAGGCCGGCACGCGCGCGCTGATCAATCTGTCTCCTGAGCCCGTGTCCAATGTCGTGACCTCGATCGCCGAGGACGGGCTCGTGTTCGGCGGCCTGTTGCTGGCGCTGTTCGTGCCGGTGCTGTTCCTGGTGCTGATGATCGGCTTTCTGATGCTGGCGGCGTGGGCCTTGCCGCGTCTGTGGCGCGGTGTGCAGGGCGGCTTTCGCGGCATGGCGACCCATATGGTGTCGCGTCTTGCCAGGAGTCGGCACGATTGA
- a CDS encoding group II truncated hemoglobin, which yields MTDPNDEAPAQPTAFELVGGEARVRELIDRFYDLMDLEPEFAGIRALHPPTLEGSRDKFFWFLCGWLGGPDHYISRFGHPRLRARHLPFTIASSERDQWLRCMAWAMEDVGLSEPLRERLLHSFFETADWMRNRPG from the coding sequence ATGACCGATCCAAACGACGAAGCGCCGGCCCAACCGACGGCCTTCGAACTGGTGGGCGGCGAGGCGCGCGTGCGCGAACTCATCGACCGTTTTTATGACCTGATGGACCTCGAGCCCGAATTCGCGGGCATCCGCGCGCTGCATCCGCCGACCCTCGAAGGCTCGCGGGACAAGTTCTTCTGGTTCCTGTGCGGCTGGCTGGGCGGCCCGGATCATTACATCAGCCGCTTCGGCCATCCGCGTCTGCGTGCGCGGCATTTGCCGTTTACGATTGCTTCGAGCGAGCGTGACCAGTGGCTGCGCTGCATGGCGTGGGCGATGGAAGACGTCGGGCTGTCCGAGCCGCTGCGCGAACGGCTGCTGCATTCGTTCTTCGAAACGGCCGACTGGATGCGCAACCGGCCGGGTTGA
- a CDS encoding ABC transporter permease has product MAARDWRAGELTMLLLALVLAVAALSSVGFLADRLHQGLERDARRMIGADFIVRADHPVDPQFSNEAKALGLQMATTAIFPSMISSMSAEPVSRLAALKAVSAAYPLRGALRIATAPGAPDQPAQGIPAPGTVWVDQALLDALKLHVGDPVKVGSRTFKVGAIITRELDRGFGFVNFSPRLMLREDEVASTGLIVFGSRVTYRLLVAGPRTPVEKFAAFAHARVDDGKMRGVALESLKDGQPQVRETLDRAGHFLTLVSLLTAMLAAVAIAMAAHRYMRRHLDGCAAMRCLGVSQRTLRSLFLLEFLGLGLLGGVVGVLLGYAGHLALLSWLGSLIDVVLPYPTAWPALEGIAAGLVLLLGFALPPLLPLTQVPPVRVLRREWGEEARTAWAAYALGIVLFAALLIVAAGEVKLGGIVAGGFAAGLLVFAAIARLALWGAARVVRSERFNVGIGWRYALASLERRSSASALQITALGIGLMCLLLIAMTRNDLVDGWRKSTPPDAPNQFIIDIQPDQRAGVTQYLTSHGVPDAVLSPMVRGRLISINGKPVNPDQFKSDDARRLVDREFNLSYTTSLPDDNRIVAGDWYGETKQPQISIEEGLAKTIHVKTGDTLRFDVTGLQIDAPVTSVRKLDWGSFKVNFFVLMPPAALQDFPASFITSFHLPAEKSATIDGLIAAYPSLTVIDVGPILAQMQRMLEQVIGAVQFLFAFTLAAGVLVLYAALAGTRDERMRESALLRALGASHQQVRAVQVAEFVAVGALAGLMAAVGAQVVGWQLATRVFFFYLNFDPWLLPAGIVVGIACAGVGGWISLRHVLSRPALQSLRDA; this is encoded by the coding sequence ATGGCGGCCCGCGACTGGCGCGCCGGCGAGCTGACGATGCTGCTGCTCGCGCTGGTGCTGGCCGTGGCGGCGCTGTCGAGCGTCGGTTTCCTTGCCGATCGCCTGCATCAAGGGCTTGAGCGCGATGCGCGGCGCATGATCGGCGCCGACTTCATCGTGCGGGCCGATCACCCCGTCGATCCCCAGTTCAGCAACGAGGCCAAGGCACTTGGCCTGCAGATGGCGACCACCGCCATTTTCCCCAGTATGATCAGTTCGATGAGCGCCGAGCCGGTGTCGCGGCTCGCGGCGCTCAAGGCCGTGTCGGCGGCGTATCCGCTGCGCGGCGCACTGCGTATCGCGACGGCGCCAGGCGCGCCCGACCAACCGGCGCAGGGGATTCCGGCGCCCGGCACGGTGTGGGTCGATCAGGCGCTGCTCGACGCGCTGAAACTCCATGTCGGCGATCCGGTGAAGGTCGGCAGCCGCACGTTCAAGGTCGGCGCCATCATCACGCGCGAACTGGATCGCGGCTTTGGCTTCGTCAATTTTTCACCGCGTCTGATGCTGCGCGAGGACGAAGTCGCGTCCACCGGCCTGATCGTGTTCGGCAGCCGCGTCACCTACCGCTTGCTGGTGGCGGGTCCGCGCACGCCGGTCGAGAAGTTCGCCGCGTTTGCTCACGCCCGTGTCGACGACGGCAAGATGCGCGGCGTCGCGCTCGAATCGCTGAAGGACGGCCAGCCGCAGGTCCGCGAAACGCTCGATCGCGCGGGTCATTTTCTGACTCTCGTATCGTTGCTGACGGCGATGCTGGCGGCGGTGGCAATCGCCATGGCCGCGCACCGCTACATGCGCCGCCATCTCGACGGCTGCGCGGCGATGCGTTGTCTCGGCGTCAGCCAGCGCACACTGCGCTCGCTGTTCCTGCTGGAGTTTCTTGGGCTGGGCCTGCTCGGCGGGGTGGTCGGCGTGCTGCTCGGCTATGCGGGGCATCTGGCCTTGCTGAGCTGGCTCGGCAGCCTGATCGACGTGGTGCTGCCGTATCCCACCGCATGGCCCGCGCTCGAAGGCATCGCCGCCGGTCTCGTGCTGCTGCTCGGCTTTGCGTTGCCGCCGCTGTTGCCGCTGACCCAGGTGCCACCGGTGCGCGTGCTGCGCCGCGAGTGGGGCGAGGAAGCGCGCACCGCCTGGGCCGCGTATGCGCTGGGGATCGTGCTGTTCGCTGCGTTGCTGATCGTGGCGGCGGGCGAAGTGAAGCTGGGCGGCATCGTCGCCGGCGGTTTTGCCGCCGGCTTGCTGGTGTTCGCCGCGATTGCCCGGCTTGCGCTGTGGGGCGCCGCGCGCGTCGTGCGTAGCGAGCGCTTCAATGTGGGCATTGGCTGGCGCTACGCGCTGGCCTCGCTCGAACGGCGCAGCAGCGCCAGTGCGTTGCAGATCACGGCGCTGGGGATCGGCCTGATGTGCCTGCTGCTGATTGCGATGACGCGCAACGACCTCGTGGACGGCTGGCGCAAATCGACGCCGCCCGACGCGCCGAACCAGTTCATCATCGACATCCAGCCCGATCAGCGCGCGGGCGTCACGCAGTACCTCACGAGCCACGGCGTGCCCGACGCCGTGCTCTCGCCGATGGTGCGCGGACGCCTGATTTCGATCAACGGCAAGCCGGTCAATCCGGACCAGTTCAAGAGCGACGACGCCAGGCGCCTCGTCGACCGCGAATTCAACCTGTCGTACACGACGAGCCTGCCCGACGACAACCGGATCGTCGCCGGCGACTGGTACGGCGAAACGAAGCAGCCGCAGATTTCCATCGAAGAAGGACTGGCGAAAACGATCCACGTGAAGACGGGCGACACGCTGCGCTTCGACGTGACCGGCCTGCAGATCGACGCGCCGGTGACGAGCGTGCGCAAGCTCGACTGGGGTTCGTTCAAGGTCAACTTCTTTGTGCTGATGCCGCCTGCCGCGCTGCAGGATTTCCCGGCGAGCTTCATCACGAGTTTCCATTTGCCGGCCGAGAAAAGCGCGACGATCGACGGCCTGATTGCCGCTTATCCGAGCCTGACGGTGATCGATGTCGGTCCGATTCTCGCGCAGATGCAACGCATGCTGGAGCAGGTGATCGGCGCGGTGCAGTTCCTGTTCGCCTTCACGCTGGCGGCGGGCGTGCTGGTGCTGTACGCGGCGCTCGCCGGCACGCGTGACGAGCGTATGCGAGAATCCGCGCTGCTGCGCGCGCTCGGCGCGTCGCACCAGCAGGTACGTGCGGTGCAGGTCGCGGAGTTCGTGGCCGTGGGCGCTCTCGCCGGGCTGATGGCTGCGGTCGGGGCCCAGGTGGTGGGCTGGCAACTCGCCACACGGGTGTTCTTCTTCTATCTGAACTTCGACCCGTGGCTGCTGCCTGCCGGCATCGTGGTCGGCATTGCCTGCGCGGGAGTGGGCGGCTGGATCAGCCTGCGCCACGTGCTGTCGCGGCCGGCGTTGCAGTCGTTGCGCGACGCCTGA
- the kdpE gene encoding two-component system response regulator KdpE: MSDPSITVVLIEDEKQIRRFVRASLEGEGIVVHDAETGKQGLVEAATRKPDLVIVDLGLPDTDGLDVIRELRGWSDLPVIVLSARTQEAEKVAALDAGADDYLTKPFGVSELLARIRAHMRRRNQGGANESPQVHFGAVTVDLALRQVTREGAAIHLTPIEYRLLATLVRHAGRVLTHRQLLRDVWGPSHVESHHYLRIYMAHLRQKLERDPAQPEHIVTETGVGYRLVGAV; the protein is encoded by the coding sequence ATGAGTGACCCGAGCATTACCGTCGTCCTGATTGAAGACGAAAAACAGATTCGCCGCTTCGTGCGCGCCTCGCTGGAAGGCGAGGGCATCGTCGTCCACGACGCCGAGACCGGCAAGCAGGGGCTTGTCGAAGCCGCGACCCGCAAACCCGACCTCGTGATCGTCGATCTGGGCCTGCCCGACACCGACGGTCTCGACGTGATCCGCGAACTGCGCGGCTGGAGCGACCTGCCGGTGATCGTGCTGTCGGCGCGCACCCAGGAGGCCGAGAAGGTGGCCGCGCTCGACGCCGGCGCCGACGATTACCTGACCAAGCCGTTTGGCGTCTCCGAATTGCTGGCGCGGATCCGCGCCCATATGCGCCGGCGCAATCAGGGCGGCGCCAACGAATCGCCGCAGGTGCATTTCGGCGCGGTGACGGTCGATCTGGCGTTGCGCCAGGTGACGCGCGAGGGCGCGGCGATCCATCTGACGCCGATCGAATACCGCCTGCTCGCCACCCTCGTGCGGCACGCCGGCCGCGTGCTGACGCACCGCCAGTTGCTGCGCGACGTGTGGGGGCCCTCGCATGTGGAAAGCCATCACTACCTGCGCATCTACATGGCGCATTTGCGGCAGAAGCTGGAGCGCGATCCGGCGCAGCCCGAGCATATCGTGACGGAGACGGGGGTCGGCTACCGGCTGGTCGGAGCGGTCTGA